In the genome of Vicia villosa cultivar HV-30 ecotype Madison, WI linkage group LG7, Vvil1.0, whole genome shotgun sequence, one region contains:
- the LOC131620959 gene encoding uncharacterized protein LOC131620959 isoform X2 — translation MNCLRLSIRILSFPGVSLICNVNILCKKSGLVAELSYKSSYSFLGLGGTIKDTNSGKVKVIYDANEVISWLKAPIAKETEAVWQTESAVIWDRGIPLSVQRNVPCFDYCALARRSTCFIQGLASFSNWSRF, via the exons ATGAACTGTCTTCGCCTCTCCATTAGAATTCTTTCTTTTCCAGGTGTTAGTTTGATTTGCAATGTTAATATTCTGTGCAAAAAGTCAGGTCTTGTGGCTGAATTATCATACAAATCATCCTATTCTTTTCTTGGACTTGGAGGGACTA TAAAGGATACAAACAGTGGGAAAGTCAAAGTGATATATGATGCAAATGAAGTCATTTCATGGCTCAAAGCTCCTATTGCCAAAGAAACAGAG GCTGTGTGGCAAACTGAATCAGCCGTTATTTGGG ACCGAGGAATCCCCTTATCAGTACAGAGGAATGTTCCATGCTTTGACTACTGTGCTTTGGCAAGAAGGTCCACATGCTTTATACAAGGGCTGGCTTCCTTCAGTAATTGGAGTA GATTCTAG
- the LOC131620959 gene encoding uncharacterized protein LOC131620959 isoform X3 — MNCLRLSIRILSFPVKDTNSGKVKVIYDANEVISWLKAPIAKETEAVWQTESAVIWDRGIPLSVQRNVPCFDYCALARRSTCFIQGLASFSNWSSEYSFLNISYICEDDNL, encoded by the exons ATGAACTGTCTTCGCCTCTCCATTAGAATTCTTTCTTTTCCAG TAAAGGATACAAACAGTGGGAAAGTCAAAGTGATATATGATGCAAATGAAGTCATTTCATGGCTCAAAGCTCCTATTGCCAAAGAAACAGAG GCTGTGTGGCAAACTGAATCAGCCGTTATTTGGG ACCGAGGAATCCCCTTATCAGTACAGAGGAATGTTCCATGCTTTGACTACTGTGCTTTGGCAAGAAGGTCCACATGCTTTATACAAGGGCTGGCTTCCTTCAGTAATTGGAGTAGTGAGTATTCTTTCCTGAATATCTCTTATATATGTGAAGATGATAATTTATGA
- the LOC131620959 gene encoding uncharacterized protein LOC131620959 isoform X1, with the protein MNCLRLSIRILSFPGVSLICNVNILCKKSGLVAELSYKSSYSFLGLGGTIKDTNSGKVKVIYDANEVISWLKAPIAKETEAVWQTESAVIWDRGIPLSVQRNVPCFDYCALARRSTCFIQGLASFSNWSSEYSFLNISYICEDDNL; encoded by the exons ATGAACTGTCTTCGCCTCTCCATTAGAATTCTTTCTTTTCCAGGTGTTAGTTTGATTTGCAATGTTAATATTCTGTGCAAAAAGTCAGGTCTTGTGGCTGAATTATCATACAAATCATCCTATTCTTTTCTTGGACTTGGAGGGACTA TAAAGGATACAAACAGTGGGAAAGTCAAAGTGATATATGATGCAAATGAAGTCATTTCATGGCTCAAAGCTCCTATTGCCAAAGAAACAGAG GCTGTGTGGCAAACTGAATCAGCCGTTATTTGGG ACCGAGGAATCCCCTTATCAGTACAGAGGAATGTTCCATGCTTTGACTACTGTGCTTTGGCAAGAAGGTCCACATGCTTTATACAAGGGCTGGCTTCCTTCAGTAATTGGAGTAGTGAGTATTCTTTCCTGAATATCTCTTATATATGTGAAGATGATAATTTATGA